Proteins co-encoded in one Bacillus infantis NRRL B-14911 genomic window:
- the ilvC gene encoding ketol-acid reductoisomerase: MAKMYYNGDANPAYLNGKKVAVIGYGSQGHAHAQNLRDSGADVVIGLRKGNSWDKASEDGFPVFSVGESVAQSDIVMILLPDELQPKVYKEEIEPNLTNQALLFAHGFNIHFHQIVAPKTCDVLLVAPKGPGHLVRRTYQEGAGVPALFAVHQDVTGEAQELALAYARAIGALRAGALETTFKEETETDLFGEQAVLCGGLTSLVKAGFETLTEAGYQPELAYFECLHELKLIVDLMYEGGLEGMRYSISDTAQWGDFVSGPRVVDERVKQEMKAVLKDIQEGKFAKGWILENQANRPVFNSILARENEHPIEQVGRELRKMMPFVNKEKKKEVAVSANH; the protein is encoded by the coding sequence ATGGCGAAAATGTATTATAACGGAGACGCAAATCCAGCATATCTGAATGGAAAGAAAGTAGCGGTAATCGGCTATGGATCACAGGGTCATGCCCATGCACAGAACCTGAGGGACAGCGGTGCTGATGTAGTAATCGGCCTGAGGAAAGGAAATTCATGGGATAAAGCGTCAGAGGATGGGTTCCCGGTATTTTCTGTTGGAGAGTCTGTTGCTCAAAGCGATATTGTCATGATCCTCCTGCCGGATGAGCTTCAGCCTAAAGTCTATAAGGAAGAAATTGAGCCGAATCTGACAAATCAAGCCTTGCTTTTCGCGCATGGATTCAATATCCATTTCCATCAGATTGTGGCGCCAAAGACATGTGATGTCCTGCTTGTGGCTCCTAAGGGCCCTGGCCACCTGGTAAGAAGGACATATCAGGAAGGAGCAGGAGTGCCGGCATTATTTGCAGTCCATCAGGATGTAACGGGAGAAGCCCAGGAGCTTGCGCTCGCTTATGCCAGAGCGATTGGGGCACTGAGGGCAGGGGCGCTGGAAACCACTTTTAAGGAAGAAACAGAAACTGATTTATTCGGCGAACAGGCTGTATTGTGCGGCGGCCTGACATCTCTGGTGAAAGCAGGTTTTGAAACATTGACTGAGGCAGGCTATCAGCCTGAGCTGGCATACTTTGAGTGTCTCCACGAGCTGAAGCTGATTGTTGATCTGATGTATGAAGGCGGCCTTGAAGGCATGCGCTACAGCATTTCGGATACAGCGCAATGGGGTGATTTTGTCAGCGGGCCGAGAGTAGTCGATGAGAGAGTGAAGCAGGAGATGAAAGCTGTCCTGAAGGATATCCAGGAAGGCAAGTTCGCGAAAGGCTGGATCCTGGAAAACCAGGCAAACCGTCCGGTCTTCAACAGTATCCTTGCAAGGGAAAATGAGCATCCGATTGAACAGGTCGGCAGGGAGCTGAGAAAAATGATGCCATTTGTGAATAAAGAGAAAAAGAAAGAAGTGGCTGTCAGTGCGAACCATTAA
- the ilvN gene encoding acetolactate synthase small subunit: protein MKRIICLTVMNRPGVLNRITNLFSKRNFNIESISVGHSEQEGISRITCTVHVDNEEAAEQIAKQLNKQIDILKVNDISGQQIVARELALIKVLSLPQARSELYSLIEPFRASVIDVGKDSLVIQITGESEKIEAFIELVKPYGIKEIARTGTTAFTRGSQRSQGQPKNYSIV, encoded by the coding sequence ATGAAACGAATCATCTGTTTAACCGTGATGAACAGGCCGGGGGTCCTCAATAGAATCACCAACCTGTTCTCAAAGCGCAACTTCAATATTGAAAGCATCTCGGTCGGGCATTCTGAACAGGAGGGGATTTCCCGGATCACCTGCACGGTCCATGTGGACAATGAAGAGGCCGCAGAGCAGATTGCGAAACAGCTCAATAAACAGATTGATATTTTGAAAGTAAATGATATAAGCGGCCAGCAGATTGTCGCCAGGGAGCTTGCGCTCATAAAGGTGCTCTCGCTTCCGCAGGCGAGGAGTGAGTTATACTCGCTGATTGAGCCTTTCCGGGCATCGGTGATAGATGTCGGCAAAGACAGCCTGGTCATCCAAATTACAGGCGAGTCGGAAAAAATAGAAGCCTTCATTGAGCTTGTAAAGCCGTATGGAATCAAGGAGATTGCCCGGACAGGGACAACAGCCTTTACAAGAGGAAGCCAGAGGAGCCAGGGGCAGCCGAAGAATTATTCAATCGTGTAA